Proteins from a genomic interval of Paenibacillus sp. RC334:
- a CDS encoding helix-turn-helix transcriptional regulator — protein sequence MKHTPTILAEFEEYLKQNNLTLAQFAEFSGVHQRTLSNWITQHRPVSVQQLDRITLAMGLPEGYFYELYIENYIIDLPPNWRRIEPLLYRCGELDKLDAIRRMVGHIMDSPLYSPRLYDIAEALFAQGRHAAALLLYENVAEVEKYQHSERLAICQYRIFTIQVGDDQNRNLKAATLFEPFIERLDEIVQLDALKDLANVYRSLRQWDRLDATARKMRDKAEIQYKMKHRQKKRKREESKKKARNPLFGYIAYADLLCASVCEAQGDYQQALQFTYAYADLDWVIETDEGTQHWVNLFKHWSQANARVNKLLSGDINVLNDYVEYMGASSNTTAEDRVTQLLNIMMVANRYQVDVDDILQRFEIEIDSISQQPSSADMYTQQVIPEQSARLSYELAYYFLYRGMYNDGLKHLWYSILKCHTLNNETYIINCMGLFLHFRMNLAPEGKTQFLNFIEKVWLDNVEKNAPFDRRN from the coding sequence TTGAAGCATACACCTACGATTTTAGCGGAGTTTGAAGAGTATCTAAAACAAAACAACTTGACATTGGCTCAATTTGCGGAATTTTCAGGTGTTCATCAAAGAACACTTAGTAATTGGATTACTCAACATCGTCCTGTTTCAGTACAACAGCTTGACCGAATCACGTTGGCTATGGGATTACCGGAGGGCTATTTTTACGAACTATACATAGAAAATTACATCATCGACCTTCCCCCGAATTGGCGGCGAATCGAGCCACTATTATATCGTTGTGGAGAGCTGGACAAGCTGGATGCGATCCGTCGAATGGTTGGACATATTATGGACAGTCCGTTGTATTCGCCCAGACTATATGACATTGCGGAAGCGCTATTTGCACAGGGACGACATGCTGCTGCGTTGCTGCTCTATGAGAATGTAGCAGAAGTGGAAAAATATCAACATTCTGAACGCTTGGCAATCTGTCAATATCGTATATTCACAATTCAGGTTGGAGACGATCAGAACCGAAATCTCAAGGCAGCTACGCTATTTGAACCCTTTATTGAACGGTTGGATGAAATAGTTCAGCTTGATGCATTGAAGGATTTGGCGAATGTGTATCGTTCTTTGCGTCAGTGGGACAGGCTGGATGCAACAGCTCGAAAAATGAGAGATAAAGCGGAAATTCAATATAAGATGAAGCATCGGCAGAAGAAACGAAAACGTGAGGAGTCTAAAAAGAAAGCAAGAAACCCGCTATTCGGATACATTGCTTATGCGGATTTATTGTGTGCCAGTGTCTGTGAAGCTCAAGGCGATTACCAACAAGCTCTACAATTTACATACGCCTACGCAGATTTGGATTGGGTCATAGAGACGGACGAGGGTACTCAACACTGGGTTAACTTGTTCAAGCATTGGTCACAAGCCAATGCTAGAGTGAATAAGCTTTTATCCGGAGATATCAATGTATTAAATGATTATGTTGAATATATGGGTGCGTCGTCAAATACAACTGCTGAAGATAGGGTTACCCAACTACTGAACATTATGATGGTGGCTAACCGATATCAGGTCGATGTGGATGACATACTCCAGCGTTTCGAAATCGAGATTGACTCTATTTCACAGCAACCGTCATCTGCTGATATGTATACTCAACAAGTAATCCCAGAGCAGTCCGCACGTTTGAGCTATGAGTTGGCCTATTATTTTTTGTATCGGGGTATGTATAATGATGGACTTAAACATTTGTGGTATTCCATTCTAAAGTGTCATACACTAAATAATGAGACTTATATTATAAACTGCATGGGTCTGTTCTTGCATTTCAGAATGAACTTAGCTCCTGAAGGGAAGACACAATTCCTAAATTTTATTGAAAAGGTGTGGTTAGACAATGTTGAAAAAAATGCTCCTTTTGATCGTCGTAACTAG
- a CDS encoding aspartyl-phosphate phosphatase Spo0E family protein, with amino-acid sequence MNQGVTLLRVERARKRLYQVQKKYGFLTHPKVIEQSKKLDDLLNQYQTCKLKS; translated from the coding sequence ATGAATCAAGGTGTGACTTTACTTCGTGTCGAGAGAGCCAGAAAAAGACTGTACCAAGTCCAGAAAAAATACGGATTTTTAACGCATCCCAAAGTGATTGAACAATCCAAGAAACTGGATGATCTTTTGAATCAATACCAAACGTGCAAATTAAAATCTTAA
- a CDS encoding DnaJ family domain-containing protein, with the protein MGMFSRMAEQKIAEAMAKGEFDNLAGAGKPLVIEDLSHVPEELRMSYKLLKNAGILPEELQLQKECVQLRDLLHACREAGEQQRISRKLTEKSLRLRMLLEERGLNTSPVFYEYEPAVRKRLEE; encoded by the coding sequence ATGGGAATGTTCTCCAGAATGGCCGAGCAAAAAATTGCCGAAGCGATGGCGAAAGGCGAGTTTGATAATCTGGCAGGAGCAGGCAAGCCGCTGGTTATTGAGGATTTATCACATGTGCCGGAGGAGCTGCGTATGTCCTACAAGCTATTAAAAAATGCAGGCATTTTACCGGAGGAGCTTCAATTACAGAAGGAGTGCGTCCAGCTACGCGATTTGCTCCATGCTTGTCGTGAGGCGGGAGAGCAACAGCGCATTAGTCGCAAGCTGACTGAAAAATCGCTTCGTCTTCGTATGCTGCTGGAGGAAAGAGGGCTGAATACTTCGCCTGTATTTTATGAATATGAGCCGGCTGTGCGTAAGCGGTTGGAGGAATAG
- the gluQRS gene encoding tRNA glutamyl-Q(34) synthetase GluQRS → MELQAKPIRGRFAPTPSGWIHLGNARTALLSWLHVRSMGGTYVLRMEDIDMTRARGQLAQEIMKDLRWIGLEWDEGPDVGGPYGSYTQSQRLERYQSALDKLHGQDLLYPCFCSRADILAAARAPHGLSGEGPAYSGVCRNLSRQEAVSKAQHKTPSLRFKVPQNPDCVIPFYDQVAGHVAFGAAEGGDFIVKRADGMFSYQLAVIVDDADMHITDVLRGYDLLDSTPRQLLLYKALGLQPPRFAHVPLVLGADGRRLAKRHGGVALRAMRRQGITAETVIGWLVYFSGLLDSPEPVKAADLINGFRLDKLPKEPVILTKQFLKKLSALQR, encoded by the coding sequence ATGGAACTACAGGCCAAACCCATCAGAGGGCGGTTTGCCCCAACACCATCGGGATGGATACACCTAGGAAACGCCCGCACCGCATTATTATCATGGCTTCATGTTCGTTCCATGGGCGGAACCTATGTTTTGCGTATGGAGGACATTGATATGACCCGGGCTCGCGGCCAGTTGGCTCAAGAGATTATGAAAGATTTGCGCTGGATCGGGCTGGAATGGGATGAAGGACCAGATGTAGGTGGTCCCTATGGTTCCTACACCCAAAGTCAACGGTTGGAACGCTACCAATCCGCGCTGGACAAACTACATGGGCAGGATTTGCTGTATCCCTGTTTTTGCAGCCGGGCAGACATTTTGGCCGCTGCCCGTGCTCCACACGGACTGTCTGGTGAAGGACCAGCTTATTCGGGGGTGTGCCGCAACCTTAGCCGTCAAGAAGCCGTATCCAAGGCACAGCACAAAACTCCTTCACTTCGCTTTAAAGTGCCGCAAAACCCTGACTGCGTTATTCCGTTTTATGATCAGGTAGCAGGCCATGTTGCCTTCGGCGCTGCGGAGGGGGGCGATTTTATCGTCAAACGGGCAGATGGGATGTTTTCTTATCAGCTTGCCGTCATTGTTGATGATGCTGATATGCACATTACCGACGTGCTGCGAGGGTATGATCTTCTGGATTCCACTCCCCGCCAGCTATTGCTATATAAAGCTCTGGGCTTGCAGCCGCCACGTTTCGCACACGTTCCTCTCGTCTTGGGAGCAGACGGAAGGCGGTTGGCCAAACGGCACGGCGGAGTGGCACTCCGGGCAATGCGTCGACAGGGGATAACAGCGGAAACTGTAATTGGCTGGCTCGTCTATTTTTCCGGACTGCTGGATTCCCCAGAGCCTGTGAAGGCGGCTGATTTGATAAACGGCTTCCGCCTGGACAAGCTGCCCAAGGAGCCAGTTATTCTTACGAAGCAATTCCTCAAGAAACTATCTGCACTTCAACGTTAA
- the hrpB gene encoding ATP-dependent helicase HrpB: MTDTDKQLPIIQIIPELKNALQSHSAAVLIAQPGAGKTTVTPLELLHEPWLAGQKILMLEPRRLAARAAAAQMAKALGEQTGQTVGYRVRMDTKVGPNTRIEVVTEGVLIRMLQNDQALEGIGLIIFDEFHERSLHADLGLALALQSQALLRPDLKILIMSATLEAEPVCRLLGDAPLLECPGTVFPVETFHLSKPSSTPLESFTAETVDKALHAHEGDLLVFLPGAREIHRTERELASRNLPAHVKVIPLYGSMKLEQQDEAIRPSALGSRKVVLATSIAESSLTIAGITVVIDSGLSRESVFSARTGMSRLTTVKVSKASADQRRGRAGRLQPGVCYRLWSAQEHAALPDASRPEIAAADLATLALELAAWGVREPAELGWLDAPPEAAYRQATGLLRQLGCLDATADGRAGGITAHGREVSALGAHPRLGHMLLRATALGLAPTASRLAALLQERDPFRAHGGTDLRPRLDALREAAHARSTHSLLRAADDTVIRRIVQESRQLLATLPKAAAGQDEPDGSGACGLLLAFAYPDRIAQGRGDGRFLLSGGRGARLRQVEWMSRSSYLVAAEVDDEGADGAIQLAAPIELQELIEHCSELLLEKANVYWDNSASAVRARKVLQLGSLVLKETSYERPPTEEIAAALMQGVCERGLKLLSWNRQTLQLQARLIFMHFSAPEDWPDSTEPALLDSLDSWLLPFALGAKNVSDLQRLDGAALLLGRLDWEQRQQLEQEAPTHIRVPSGSRIPVDYTNPEAPALAVRLQELFGMRDTPRIGRGRVPIVLHLLSPAQRPVQVTSDLSSFWSEAYFEVKKDLKGRYPKHYWPDDPLEAVATNRTKPKR, translated from the coding sequence TTGACAGATACAGATAAACAACTGCCCATCATTCAAATTATTCCCGAGCTTAAAAATGCGCTGCAATCCCATTCGGCTGCCGTATTGATTGCACAGCCGGGCGCGGGCAAGACGACAGTTACGCCGCTGGAACTGCTGCACGAGCCGTGGCTGGCGGGGCAAAAAATATTGATGCTGGAGCCAAGGCGCTTGGCGGCACGTGCAGCGGCGGCGCAAATGGCGAAAGCGCTGGGAGAACAAACCGGGCAGACGGTGGGCTACCGGGTTCGCATGGATACAAAAGTAGGGCCGAATACGCGGATTGAAGTGGTTACGGAGGGCGTGCTGATCCGGATGCTGCAAAATGATCAGGCGTTGGAGGGGATCGGCCTGATCATTTTTGATGAGTTTCATGAACGTAGCCTGCATGCAGATTTGGGCTTGGCGCTTGCGCTGCAAAGTCAGGCACTGTTGCGGCCTGATTTAAAAATATTGATCATGTCCGCGACACTGGAGGCTGAGCCTGTATGCCGTCTATTGGGGGACGCTCCATTGCTGGAATGTCCCGGCACGGTATTTCCGGTAGAGACGTTTCATTTGTCCAAGCCTTCATCGACCCCATTAGAGTCCTTTACGGCAGAGACGGTAGACAAGGCCCTTCATGCTCATGAAGGCGATCTGCTGGTATTTCTCCCGGGGGCCAGAGAAATTCATAGAACAGAACGTGAGCTGGCGTCAAGGAATTTGCCTGCACACGTCAAGGTTATTCCGCTGTACGGCAGTATGAAGCTGGAGCAGCAGGATGAGGCGATACGACCGTCGGCTTTGGGTAGCCGTAAGGTCGTATTGGCAACCTCTATTGCCGAGTCCAGCTTGACGATAGCCGGGATTACGGTAGTGATAGATAGCGGCTTGTCGCGGGAATCCGTATTTTCCGCGCGAACCGGCATGAGCCGTTTGACCACCGTTAAGGTGTCCAAGGCTTCCGCCGATCAGCGGCGCGGTCGGGCGGGCCGCCTTCAGCCGGGCGTGTGCTACCGGCTGTGGAGCGCGCAGGAACACGCCGCGCTCCCCGATGCCAGCCGCCCGGAAATCGCGGCGGCAGATCTGGCCACGCTCGCGCTGGAGCTGGCCGCCTGGGGCGTCCGTGAGCCAGCCGAGCTGGGCTGGCTGGATGCCCCGCCTGAGGCGGCGTACCGCCAGGCCACGGGCCTGCTGCGACAGCTCGGCTGCCTGGATGCCACAGCCGATGGCAGGGCAGGCGGCATTACCGCGCACGGGCGCGAGGTGTCTGCCCTGGGCGCGCATCCGCGCCTCGGGCACATGCTGCTGCGCGCGACCGCCCTCGGCCTGGCGCCGACCGCCAGCCGCCTCGCTGCGCTGCTGCAAGAGCGGGATCCGTTCCGCGCTCATGGCGGAACGGATTTGCGCCCGCGGCTGGACGCCCTGCGCGAGGCGGCTCACGCCCGCAGCACGCACAGCCTGTTGCGGGCGGCAGACGATACGGTGATTCGCCGTATCGTGCAGGAGAGTCGGCAGCTACTTGCTACGCTGCCGAAAGCAGCCGCAGGGCAGGACGAGCCTGACGGCTCCGGGGCCTGCGGGCTGCTACTGGCCTTTGCGTATCCGGACCGGATCGCGCAGGGCCGGGGGGATGGCCGCTTTCTGCTTAGCGGCGGCCGGGGTGCGCGACTCCGACAAGTGGAGTGGATGTCGCGTTCGTCCTATCTCGTCGCCGCCGAAGTGGACGACGAGGGAGCGGACGGTGCCATTCAGCTGGCGGCACCGATTGAACTGCAAGAGCTGATCGAGCATTGCAGCGAATTGCTGCTGGAGAAAGCGAACGTATACTGGGACAACTCAGCGTCAGCAGTAAGAGCCCGTAAGGTATTACAATTGGGCTCGCTCGTTTTAAAGGAAACGTCCTATGAGCGTCCTCCGACAGAGGAAATCGCTGCTGCCTTGATGCAGGGTGTCTGTGAACGCGGTCTAAAGCTGCTGTCCTGGAATCGGCAAACCCTCCAGTTGCAGGCGCGTTTGATTTTTATGCACTTCTCGGCACCCGAGGATTGGCCAGACAGCACCGAGCCAGCGTTACTGGATTCACTGGACTCGTGGCTGCTGCCTTTTGCCCTTGGAGCCAAAAATGTATCCGATCTGCAACGGCTGGACGGTGCTGCATTGCTGTTGGGCAGACTGGATTGGGAACAACGACAGCAGCTTGAGCAGGAAGCGCCGACGCATATCCGTGTGCCCAGCGGTTCCCGTATTCCTGTCGATTATACGAATCCCGAGGCGCCTGCGCTGGCGGTGCGGTTACAAGAGTTGTTTGGTATGCGTGATACGCCGCGTATTGGACGCGGACGCGTGCCAATCGTGCTGCATCTGCTGTCACCTGCACAGCGACCTGTGCAAGTGACCTCCGACTTGTCCAGCTTCTGGAGCGAGGCTTATTTTGAGGTCAAAAAGGATCTAAAGGGCAGATATCCCAAGCATTATTGGCCGGATGATCCACTGGAAGCTGTGGCGACCAACAGAACGAAGCCCAAGCGTTGA
- a CDS encoding general stress protein: MANNLNDYNEKKIVGVFDTEQEASHAIGQLQSRGIPSSEISVITRDRDELRTISEETGTKAPEGVATGAATGGVVGGVAGLLAGIGALAIPGIGPIVAAGPIAATLTGAAVGAGAGGLVGGLVGLGIPEDDARQYETYVDQGKILVLVDSADHRRDVYDIFRTNRSLNADRYRTYDATVADTRTDAYTDTRRNL, translated from the coding sequence ATGGCTAATAACTTAAACGATTATAACGAAAAGAAAATTGTCGGTGTTTTTGATACAGAGCAGGAAGCATCTCATGCGATTGGACAATTGCAAAGCAGAGGCATTCCAAGCAGTGAAATTTCTGTTATCACACGTGACCGTGACGAGCTGAGGACGATTAGTGAAGAGACAGGCACCAAAGCACCGGAGGGTGTAGCGACAGGCGCGGCTACAGGCGGTGTTGTAGGCGGGGTCGCTGGCTTGCTGGCAGGCATCGGGGCCTTGGCTATTCCGGGCATCGGACCTATTGTCGCTGCTGGACCTATCGCGGCTACCCTTACCGGAGCGGCTGTCGGAGCGGGAGCAGGTGGCTTGGTCGGTGGACTGGTCGGGCTGGGCATCCCTGAAGATGATGCGCGTCAATACGAGACCTACGTCGATCAGGGCAAGATTTTAGTGCTGGTGGACTCCGCTGATCATCGCAGGGATGTGTATGATATTTTCCGCACCAACCGTTCTCTGAATGCGGATCGTTACAGAACGTATGATGCTACGGTAGCGGATACCCGGACAGATGCGTACACAGATACCAGAAGAAACCTGTAA
- a CDS encoding acyltransferase: MSQKERISEVALLRGLAFAAVVLQHSVAHYAVAQGARIQDGVLMTLLLLCSKFAVPVFVFITGMVLFYNYDGALKYGTFLRKRFMDIIVPYIIWSLLYELGNQLVQSGGQLHPLDFFQKLLNGKSSYHLWYIVMIIQCYVLFPVFRYAVRRLSAVLPSTWRPAALAGVGVLYIMLMFAVGPMYRLMDGLQLPVVTSWFTIYADRNVIYFFFYFVLGAAAGMNVRRWNAWVTKAQIIYWPLFIVITGYLLYEMIGLFQTPRGTVLSFNYLSLLRPVMAVYCVTSIFVAYRVATWIAHKGGRVAGLLTAIGKLSYGAYLMHAFMLRVTYSFDEALFADWSLILRTLASFVLCMVFSVAGTWLLARLPLGKWIVGLRIRPRPAGGPSALHKQA, translated from the coding sequence ATGAGTCAAAAAGAGAGAATTTCCGAAGTCGCTTTGCTAAGAGGGCTGGCCTTTGCCGCCGTTGTTCTTCAGCATTCTGTCGCACATTATGCGGTTGCACAGGGGGCGCGCATCCAGGACGGAGTTTTGATGACACTTTTACTGCTGTGTTCCAAATTTGCGGTTCCCGTGTTTGTGTTTATCACCGGGATGGTGCTATTTTACAATTATGATGGAGCTTTAAAGTACGGAACGTTTTTACGTAAAAGGTTCATGGACATCATCGTGCCTTATATCATATGGTCTCTTTTATACGAATTGGGAAATCAGCTTGTCCAAAGTGGAGGGCAGCTTCACCCGCTAGATTTTTTCCAGAAGCTTTTGAATGGGAAAAGCAGCTATCATCTGTGGTATATCGTGATGATTATCCAGTGTTATGTGCTATTTCCAGTGTTTCGTTATGCCGTCCGCCGTTTGTCAGCGGTATTGCCGTCAACATGGCGACCCGCTGCATTGGCTGGAGTCGGCGTGCTGTACATCATGCTCATGTTTGCGGTGGGTCCGATGTACCGGTTGATGGATGGGCTCCAGCTTCCGGTGGTTACTTCCTGGTTCACCATCTATGCTGACCGTAATGTGATTTACTTTTTCTTTTATTTTGTGCTAGGCGCGGCAGCCGGGATGAATGTCCGGCGCTGGAATGCTTGGGTAACCAAGGCTCAAATCATATACTGGCCGTTGTTTATTGTAATTACAGGCTACTTGCTGTATGAGATGATCGGTCTGTTTCAGACGCCGAGAGGCACGGTTCTTTCCTTTAACTACTTGTCTCTGCTGCGTCCGGTCATGGCTGTATATTGTGTCACGTCTATTTTTGTTGCTTACCGTGTGGCGACGTGGATCGCTCATAAGGGCGGGCGTGTGGCGGGGTTGCTGACTGCCATCGGGAAGTTGTCCTATGGAGCGTATCTGATGCACGCCTTTATGCTGCGTGTCACGTACTCTTTTGACGAGGCGTTGTTTGCAGACTGGAGCCTGATTCTTCGCACGCTGGCTTCGTTCGTCCTTTGTATGGTCTTTTCCGTTGCAGGCACGTGGCTGTTGGCACGTCTGCCTCTGGGAAAATGGATTGTGGGGCTTCGGATTCGTCCACGCCCGGCTGGAGGTCCGTCAGCCTTGCATAAGCAAGCCTGA
- a CDS encoding CatB-related O-acetyltransferase, with the protein MSGPDPGSVFPMKNIRSLCFLKNVVVNPHIEIGDYTYYDDQHNPLDFEKNVLYHFDFIGDKLKIGKFCAIATRAKFIMNGANHNTNAFTTFPFGAFGGEWAVGLPNLSGGFKGDTVVGNDVWIGYNATIMPGVHIGNGAIIASNAVVTKDVLPYSIVGGNPAKLIRYRFDEETIELLNTLEWWNWDIQKITECIPVLTSNDTDALKKLSKSS; encoded by the coding sequence ATGAGTGGTCCAGATCCAGGAAGCGTTTTCCCGATGAAAAATATTAGAAGTCTGTGTTTTTTGAAAAATGTAGTGGTTAATCCACATATCGAAATCGGGGATTATACCTATTATGACGACCAACATAATCCTCTGGATTTTGAAAAAAACGTCCTTTACCATTTTGATTTTATAGGGGATAAATTAAAAATCGGTAAGTTTTGCGCAATTGCAACCCGGGCCAAATTTATTATGAATGGTGCAAATCACAATACAAATGCATTTACCACTTTTCCTTTTGGAGCGTTTGGTGGAGAGTGGGCAGTTGGTTTACCCAATTTAAGTGGAGGTTTCAAAGGGGATACCGTGGTTGGGAACGATGTTTGGATAGGCTACAATGCTACCATTATGCCTGGAGTCCATATAGGAAATGGAGCGATCATCGCATCCAATGCCGTGGTGACTAAAGATGTCTTGCCTTATTCTATTGTAGGTGGAAATCCGGCAAAATTAATTCGTTATCGGTTTGACGAGGAAACGATTGAACTACTCAATACACTAGAATGGTGGAACTGGGATATCCAAAAAATAACAGAATGTATTCCTGTTTTGACAAGTAACGATACGGATGCCTTAAAGAAATTAAGTAAGTCTTCATAA